GCTCGGGGTGGACCGGATCTGGGAGCGCGTTCGCCGGCTCACGGAGCGGGTCCGCGAAGGCGCGGCGAAGGAGGGGTGCAAGCTGGTCTCCCCCGACCACCCCGAGGAGCGGTCGGGGATCGTCACGTTCCGCGTTCCGGAGGCGGACAACGCCGCCCTCTGGAGGTCCCTCCTGAACCGGAAGGCGGTCTGCTCCCACCGGGCGGGCGGGATCCGCGTCTCGCCGCACTTCTACAACACCCCGGAGGAGATCGACCGCTTCTTCGCGATCCTGCGCGAGGAGCGCACCCGCAGCTGAGATCAGAGCGGGGTCCGGCTCCGCTCGAACGCGATCAGCGCCGCCCCCAGCGCGCCGGTAAGCTGGGGTTCGTCCGGCACGAGGAAGCGGATCCGGAACCGGTCCTCGAGCGCCTTGCGCGCGGCCGGGTTCTTCGCCACGCCGCCGGTCAGGACCGCGGGGGAGGCCATCCCGAGCCGCTCCGCGAGGGCGGCGATCCGCTCCGAGATCGCGAGGTGCACGCCCCAGGCGATCTCCTCCGGCGCGGCTCCGGAGGCGATCAGGGACACCACCTCGGATTCGGCGAAGACCGTGCAGGTGGAGCTGACGGAAAGCGACCGTGTCGCGAGGAGGGAGCGCTCTCCCATCCGTTCCAGGTCCATCTCGAGCGTCCGGGCCATCACCTCGAGGAACCTCCCGGTCCCGGCGGCGCACTTGTCGTTCATGGCGAAATCGGTGACTTTCCCGTCCGCGCCCAGCCGGATCACCTTGCTGTCCTGACCGCCGATGTCGAGGACGGTGAGCGCGTCGGGGAAGAGGCGCCTCGCCCCCCGTGCGTGGCACGTGATCTCCGTGACGTGCAGGTTGGCCCCCTCCGCCGATTCCCTTCCGTACCCCGTGGCGACGGTGAAGGCGATCTCCTCCTCCGTCGCACCGCCGGCCCGGAGCGCGGCGTCGAGGGCCTCCCGGGCCGCCTTCCGGGTGGAGGCGCCGGTGGCGATGACGGCCGACCCGACGACCGCGCGGTCCCCGTCGAGCAGGACCACGTCGGTGGAGAGGGAGCCGATGTCGATCCCGGCGTAGAGCGCCAAACGGACCTCGCGTGTTGGCGTCAAGTAGA
This is a stretch of genomic DNA from bacterium. It encodes these proteins:
- a CDS encoding 2-hydroxyglutaryl-CoA dehydratase → MALYAGIDIGSLSTDVVLLDGDRAVVGSAVIATGASTRKAAREALDAALRAGGATEEEIAFTVATGYGRESAEGANLHVTEITCHARGARRLFPDALTVLDIGGQDSKVIRLGADGKVTDFAMNDKCAAGTGRFLEVMARTLEMDLERMGERSLLATRSLSVSSTCTVFAESEVVSLIASGAAPEEIAWGVHLAISERIAALAERLGMASPAVLTGGVAKNPAARKALEDRFRIRFLVPDEPQLTGALGAALIAFERSRTPL